From a region of the Leptospira kmetyi serovar Malaysia str. Bejo-Iso9 genome:
- a CDS encoding HPr family phosphocarrier protein, translating to MKEILLKINENGTGMHARPASVFVNCASKFPCEITVVKDDVVVNGKSIMGLMMLALAPGNEFKIQVAGEKEDEALEALSNIVNNDFV from the coding sequence TTGAAAGAAATTCTCCTCAAAATCAATGAAAACGGAACCGGTATGCACGCAAGACCGGCTTCGGTCTTCGTAAACTGCGCGTCCAAGTTCCCCTGCGAAATTACGGTAGTAAAGGACGACGTAGTCGTGAACGGAAAAAGTATCATGGGACTCATGATGCTCGCACTCGCGCCAGGAAACGAATTCAAAATTCAAGTCGCTGGAGAAAAGGAAGACGAAGCCCTGGAGGCTCTCAGCAATATCGTAAACAACGATTTCGTTTAA
- the hprK gene encoding HPr(Ser) kinase/phosphatase, which produces MSMPGINVSNILNEHEELGLKMLAGEKGLTNRINMSEINRPGLSLTGFYESFAHDRIQIFGKGEWAYITSRTPEDLKKIAAEFFSFHLNCIIFTHGNMPPPIFMENCEQLGIPLMISDVSTHKFITLISGILDRSLAPRTMRHGVLIEVFGIGILLSGKSGVGKSETALELIERGHRLVADDMVEIRRLSESYLIGTCSDLLRHHMEIRGLGILNIKDIFGIGSVRDHKLIELIIHLEEWTEDKDFDRTGLENPTEELLGVQIPLIRVPVRPGRNIPIIVETAAMNQRLRKLGKNAAQEFNQKLSQYLQQGKVERNSPQNQ; this is translated from the coding sequence ATGTCCATGCCAGGCATCAACGTTTCCAATATTCTCAACGAACACGAAGAGTTGGGCTTAAAAATGCTCGCGGGTGAAAAGGGACTCACGAATCGAATCAACATGTCCGAGATCAACCGCCCCGGACTTTCCCTCACCGGCTTTTACGAAAGTTTCGCGCACGATCGGATCCAAATTTTCGGCAAGGGAGAATGGGCTTACATCACTTCCAGAACTCCCGAAGATCTGAAAAAAATCGCCGCGGAGTTTTTTAGTTTTCATCTCAACTGCATCATCTTCACGCACGGAAACATGCCCCCTCCGATTTTTATGGAGAATTGCGAACAACTCGGAATCCCTCTTATGATCTCGGACGTTTCCACGCATAAGTTCATCACGTTGATCTCCGGAATTTTGGATCGAAGTCTCGCGCCGAGAACGATGCGACACGGGGTTTTGATCGAGGTTTTCGGAATCGGAATTCTCCTTTCGGGAAAAAGCGGAGTGGGAAAAAGCGAAACCGCTCTCGAACTCATCGAAAGGGGACATCGTCTCGTCGCCGACGACATGGTGGAGATCCGAAGACTTTCCGAAAGTTATCTTATCGGAACCTGTTCGGATTTATTGCGACATCACATGGAAATCCGTGGATTAGGAATTTTGAATATTAAGGATATATTCGGAATCGGTTCGGTCCGCGATCACAAACTCATAGAACTCATCATTCATTTGGAAGAATGGACCGAAGACAAGGACTTCGACAGAACCGGTCTTGAAAATCCCACCGAAGAATTGTTAGGCGTTCAGATCCCTTTGATTCGGGTTCCCGTTCGACCGGGAAGAAACATTCCGATCATCGTGGAAACCGCGGCGATGAACCAGCGTCTGCGCAAACTCGGCAAAAACGCCGCGCAAGAATTCAATCAAAAACTGAGTCAGTATTTACAGCAGGGTAAAGTTGAAAGAAATTCTCCTCAAAATCAATGA
- the rpoN gene encoding RNA polymerase factor sigma-54: MNLSHSLVQKQTQKLVMTQDLRQSIELLPLSTLELSDRISSELVENPMLEEEYASERNRTPDLYSRDDLRRKEKNDFIKNSDVTWQDNFSLDRAGSAGSDASDRNQKYIESSPEKSSLSEHLLWQLRLSNLKPDEISIGEILISMLDDHGFITIPIPDLCAEMKLNEKKVRKVLDQINRLDPIGIGAKDVQETLLIQAKILKPEDQKLHTLIRDHIKDLEKLDYKSVSKKMEISLEAVETLASEIKKLEPYPATLYTPNKPDYVIPDVIVREVEGEFDIYINDEWIPRLKINKEYKNILKNAKEADKEYINSKLGSAEWLIRSVNQRRQTLFKVTSAIIEMQTAFFQKGIQHIKPLTLKDIAEKLEMHESTVSRITSNKYIQTSRGILELKWFFSSGVRSAEGGIESSKKIHDLIRNLVKEEQSDNPLSDQEIVEAIGKQGIEIARRTVAKYRKILKILPSSQRKKVKSLESR, from the coding sequence GTGAATCTCAGTCACTCACTGGTTCAAAAACAAACCCAGAAACTGGTGATGACCCAGGACTTAAGACAGTCCATAGAACTCTTACCCTTATCCACGCTCGAACTTTCGGATCGAATCAGCTCCGAACTCGTGGAAAATCCGATGCTCGAGGAAGAATACGCTTCCGAAAGAAACAGAACTCCCGATCTCTACAGCAGAGACGACCTAAGAAGAAAAGAAAAGAACGACTTTATCAAAAACTCGGACGTCACCTGGCAGGATAATTTCTCCTTGGACCGCGCCGGAAGCGCGGGCTCGGATGCATCCGATCGAAATCAAAAATACATCGAATCTTCTCCCGAAAAAAGTTCCTTGTCGGAACATCTTCTTTGGCAACTCAGGCTTTCGAATCTAAAACCCGACGAGATTTCCATCGGCGAAATTCTAATCTCCATGCTCGACGATCACGGATTTATCACGATTCCGATTCCGGATCTTTGCGCGGAGATGAAGTTGAACGAAAAAAAAGTCCGCAAGGTTCTCGATCAAATCAATAGACTCGATCCGATCGGAATCGGAGCCAAGGACGTTCAAGAAACCCTTTTGATCCAGGCGAAGATTTTAAAACCGGAAGATCAAAAACTGCATACTCTCATCCGCGATCATATCAAGGATCTCGAGAAACTCGATTACAAATCCGTTTCCAAAAAAATGGAAATCTCGCTCGAAGCGGTCGAAACACTTGCTTCCGAAATCAAAAAACTCGAACCGTATCCGGCCACGTTATACACACCGAACAAACCAGACTACGTAATCCCCGACGTAATCGTACGAGAAGTCGAGGGAGAATTCGACATCTACATCAACGACGAATGGATTCCACGCCTCAAAATCAATAAAGAATATAAGAATATTCTAAAAAACGCAAAGGAAGCCGACAAGGAATACATCAATTCCAAACTGGGATCGGCGGAATGGTTGATCCGTTCGGTGAACCAAAGAAGACAAACCCTGTTTAAGGTGACGTCCGCGATTATAGAAATGCAGACCGCGTTTTTTCAAAAGGGAATCCAACACATCAAACCACTCACCCTCAAGGACATCGCCGAAAAACTGGAGATGCACGAATCCACCGTTTCCAGAATCACTTCGAACAAATACATACAAACCTCGCGAGGAATTCTCGAGTTAAAATGGTTTTTTTCATCCGGCGTTCGCTCCGCAGAAGGTGGAATCGAATCCTCCAAAAAAATCCACGACCTCATCCGAAATCTCGTTAAGGAAGAACAGTCCGACAATCCTCTTTCCGATCAGGAAATCGTGGAAGCGATCGGAAAACAGGGAATCGAAATCGCGAGAAGAACCGTCGCCAAATACAGAAAGATTCTGAAAATTCTTCCCTCAAGCCAAAGAAAAAAAGTCAAGTCCTTGGAGTCGAGATAA
- the lptB gene encoding LPS export ABC transporter ATP-binding protein: MSKTFRMDNLVKVYNKRKVVDGASFNIKKGEVVGLLGPNGAGKTTSFYMSVGFVRPDSGKVFIDGQDVTDSPMHIRARLGVGYLAQEASIFRKLTVAENLEAILETMNLSRAEIIKRRDELLIELQIMRVANQKGYTLSGGERRRCEIARALVTNPDFILLDEPFAGVDPIAVKDIQTVIQSLKERGLGILITDHNVRETLKITDRAYIMYSGRILISGSTHDLVNDPETRRIYLGEDFTL; the protein is encoded by the coding sequence ATGAGCAAAACCTTCCGAATGGATAACCTGGTCAAGGTCTACAACAAAAGAAAGGTTGTGGACGGAGCCAGTTTCAATATCAAAAAAGGCGAAGTCGTTGGGCTCTTAGGTCCGAACGGCGCCGGTAAAACGACTTCCTTTTATATGTCCGTGGGTTTCGTAAGACCCGATTCCGGCAAAGTTTTTATCGACGGACAAGACGTTACCGATTCTCCCATGCATATCCGCGCGAGACTCGGCGTGGGTTATCTCGCGCAGGAAGCTTCCATCTTTCGTAAGTTGACCGTCGCCGAAAACTTGGAAGCGATTCTCGAAACGATGAATCTTTCGAGAGCTGAAATTATTAAACGAAGAGACGAACTTCTCATCGAACTTCAGATCATGCGGGTCGCCAACCAGAAAGGTTATACTCTTTCGGGCGGGGAAAGAAGACGTTGTGAGATCGCAAGGGCGCTCGTAACCAATCCCGACTTTATCCTGTTAGACGAACCCTTCGCCGGAGTCGACCCGATCGCGGTAAAGGACATTCAAACGGTGATCCAATCCTTGAAGGAAAGGGGACTCGGAATTCTCATAACGGACCACAACGTGCGGGAAACCTTAAAGATCACAGATCGCGCCTATATCATGTATAGCGGAAGAATTTTGATCTCCGGTTCGACCCACGATCTTGTCAACGATCCCGAAACGAGAAGAATTTATCTGGGCGAGGACTTCACGCTGTGA
- a CDS encoding LptA/OstA family protein has translation MIRKIRLILLLCIPFFAYYGNVKPPIPVGSETADRKFVNVLPENPEKKNNTPNFPTLWGGSSLTQEDKTVSGLKVTAFILDGGAWIQHKKVKLSANQIEVYGKDAFKGFLRGGVVVQDGDNGVTLRAGIGEYDKFEEKVFIKDRPRLFHTDKSGVKTVISATFIERNLAKKTTLLKENVVIAHPQITILCKEAVFEEDSDKITTDPDPILIAKDRYLTGKQLTFYTNINKVELTGESILFQNYTETETVENKENKDKKDSPAIEEKIKKEVTRVAIMKGDQLISDKDENGETRVGLYGNATIYRRNLKMNAEKLVSYGKNSSKIEARNQITVHDRENRLILSGNVLDYFKNDQYIHLTDSGKIDFLDKKTDAVTSTMTAVEFERFMDKNETVIRGNVLIEGKDSSATGEYATYFEKEEKVYLEGNPTLRKNGRDIHAGRIIFFPREGRALLTDGIVPGK, from the coding sequence ATGATTCGAAAGATCCGCTTGATTCTTCTTTTGTGCATTCCGTTTTTTGCATATTACGGAAACGTAAAACCTCCGATTCCGGTGGGAAGCGAGACCGCGGACAGAAAGTTCGTGAACGTTCTTCCCGAAAACCCGGAAAAGAAAAACAACACTCCGAACTTTCCGACTCTTTGGGGAGGATCTTCTTTGACGCAGGAAGACAAAACCGTTTCCGGTTTGAAGGTCACCGCGTTTATCCTGGACGGAGGCGCGTGGATTCAACATAAGAAAGTAAAACTCTCCGCAAATCAGATCGAAGTCTACGGAAAGGACGCGTTCAAAGGATTTTTAAGAGGAGGGGTCGTCGTTCAAGACGGGGACAACGGAGTGACTCTTCGCGCGGGCATCGGAGAATACGATAAGTTCGAAGAAAAGGTTTTTATCAAGGATCGTCCCCGATTGTTTCATACGGATAAAAGCGGGGTCAAAACGGTGATCTCCGCGACGTTCATAGAAAGAAATCTCGCCAAAAAAACGACCTTACTCAAAGAGAACGTAGTCATCGCACATCCGCAGATCACCATTCTTTGCAAGGAAGCGGTGTTCGAAGAAGACTCCGATAAGATCACGACCGATCCCGATCCGATTCTCATCGCAAAGGATCGTTATCTCACCGGAAAACAACTCACGTTTTATACGAACATCAACAAAGTCGAGTTAACCGGAGAAAGTATCCTATTTCAAAATTATACGGAAACGGAAACCGTAGAAAACAAAGAGAATAAGGATAAAAAAGATTCTCCCGCGATCGAAGAAAAAATCAAAAAAGAAGTCACAAGAGTCGCCATCATGAAAGGCGATCAACTCATCAGCGACAAGGATGAAAACGGAGAAACGAGAGTGGGTCTTTACGGAAACGCTACGATTTACCGTAGAAATCTAAAAATGAACGCTGAAAAGTTAGTCAGCTATGGAAAAAATTCATCGAAGATCGAAGCCAGAAATCAAATCACGGTTCATGATCGTGAAAACAGATTGATCCTCTCCGGGAATGTCCTTGACTACTTTAAAAACGATCAGTACATTCATTTGACCGATTCGGGAAAAATCGATTTCTTAGACAAAAAGACAGACGCGGTTACTAGTACGATGACCGCGGTTGAGTTCGAGCGGTTTATGGATAAAAACGAAACCGTAATCCGAGGAAACGTTCTAATCGAAGGAAAGGATTCTTCCGCAACGGGAGAATACGCCACTTATTTTGAAAAAGAGGAAAAAGTGTATCTTGAGGGAAATCCGACTCTGAGAAAAAACGGCAGGGACATTCATGCAGGAAGAATTATATTCTTTCCAAGAGAAGGCCGTGCTCTGTTGACCGATGGAATCGTTCCCGGAAAGTAA